One genomic segment of Procambarus clarkii isolate CNS0578487 chromosome 34, FALCON_Pclarkii_2.0, whole genome shotgun sequence includes these proteins:
- the LOC138370926 gene encoding adventurous-gliding motility protein Z-like: protein MSPRNLQNLQADTFGDLMDTLRDIKDTLRVIKVTLRLITDTLRDFLDTLRDMKGTLRNMKGTLRDMKDTLRDMKNTLRNMKGTLRDMKDTPRDMKGTLRDMKGTLRDMKNTLRNMKGTLRDMKGTLRDMKGTLRDMKDMKGTLRDMKGTLRDMKGTLRDMKGTLRTMKDTLRDIKDTLRVINDTLRDIKDTLRVINDTLRVINDTLRVINDTLRVMKDTLTDIKGTLRRTKDTLSPYEVYSHRHEGYSQMHEVYSQRYEGNSQRHQGYSQGPEGYAQIT from the exons ATGAGTCCCCGAAATCTCCAAAATCTCCAAGCGGATACTTTTGGAGATTTgatggatactctcagagacatcaaggatactctcagagtcaTCAAGGTTACTCTCAGACTTATCACGGATACTCTCCGAGACTTcttggatactctcagagacatgaagggtaCTCTCAGAAACATGAagggtactctcagagacatgaaggatactctcagagacatgaagaatACTCTCAGAAACATGAagggtactctcagagacatgaaggatactcccaGAGACATGAagggtactctcagagacatgaagggtactctcagagacatgaagaatACTCTCAGAAACATGAagggtactctcagagacatgaagggtactctcagagacatgaagggtactctcagagacatgaagg acatgaagggtactctcagagacatgaagggtactctcagagacatgaagggtactctcagagacatgaagggtaCTCTCAGAACCATGAAGGATACActcagagacatcaaggatactctcagagtcatcaacgatactctcagagacatcaaggatactctcagagtcaTCAACGATACTCTCAGAGTCATCAACGATACTCTCAGAGTCATCAACGATACTCTCAGAGTCATGAAGGACACTCTCACAGACATCAAGGGTACTCTCAGACGCACGAAGGATACTCTCAGTCCCTATGAAGTATACTCGcatagacatgaaggatactctcagatgcATGAAGTATACTCTCAAAGATATGAAGGAAACTCTCAGCGtcatcaaggatactctcaggGACCTGAAGGATACGCTCAGatcacatga